In Maridesulfovibrio sp., a single genomic region encodes these proteins:
- a CDS encoding mannose-1-phosphate guanylyltransferase/mannose-6-phosphate isomerase, with product MIVPVILSGGSGTRLWPLSRKMYPKQLLSLTGEHSLLQETALRSSMLKDAAPPVVVCNESYRFMVAEQLRRISIEPDAIFLEPEGRNSAPAITAAAFHVQQKYPDAAMLVMPSDHVLTELNEFGRAVERGLVAAKQNRLVLFGIAPDRPETGYGYICINRGLKTENFCPAAGFVEKPDAATAAAYVESGKYLWNAGIFLFSPTTFLETLEKLEPEIHNCCREAVIKARSDLDFIRLDPKSFSACPSKSVDYAVMEKTDNLCVVPFSGSWSDIGSWDSLMRERKTDEAGNVITGDVVASNVTDSFLHSSGRLIGVVGMQNVVVVETADAVLVADRNSGQEVSQLVETLRRQGREEVSVHRRVYRPWGTYETVDNGERFQVKRIVVKPGGVLSLQMHHHRAEHWIVVKGTAKVTIGDAEIMLREDQSTYIPLGTKHRLLNPGKINLELIEVQTGSYLGEDDIQRFEDVYGRSED from the coding sequence ATGATCGTACCCGTGATTTTATCAGGGGGCAGCGGAACGCGCCTCTGGCCGTTATCCCGAAAAATGTATCCAAAACAGCTGCTCAGCCTTACCGGAGAACATTCACTTCTACAGGAAACAGCCTTACGGAGCAGCATGCTGAAGGATGCAGCCCCGCCGGTGGTGGTGTGCAATGAGAGCTACCGTTTCATGGTGGCAGAACAACTACGCCGGATATCAATTGAACCGGATGCAATCTTTCTTGAACCGGAAGGAAGAAATTCGGCCCCAGCAATAACCGCAGCGGCTTTCCATGTACAGCAGAAATATCCGGATGCTGCCATGCTGGTAATGCCTTCAGACCATGTGCTGACCGAGCTTAACGAATTCGGCAGGGCTGTGGAGCGCGGTCTTGTCGCGGCAAAACAGAACAGATTGGTACTGTTCGGCATTGCCCCGGACAGACCGGAGACCGGCTACGGCTATATTTGTATAAACCGTGGATTGAAGACCGAAAATTTCTGTCCGGCCGCCGGATTTGTTGAAAAACCGGATGCAGCAACTGCCGCGGCTTATGTCGAATCCGGAAAATATCTATGGAATGCCGGAATATTTCTTTTCTCCCCGACCACTTTCCTGGAAACACTGGAAAAGCTGGAACCCGAAATTCACAACTGTTGTCGGGAAGCAGTAATCAAAGCCCGCAGTGATCTCGATTTCATCCGTCTGGACCCAAAAAGCTTTTCAGCCTGCCCGTCGAAATCCGTGGATTACGCTGTAATGGAAAAAACGGACAACCTCTGTGTTGTTCCTTTCAGCGGAAGCTGGTCCGATATAGGTTCCTGGGATTCCCTGATGAGGGAAAGGAAAACCGATGAAGCTGGTAATGTAATCACCGGCGACGTGGTGGCCAGCAATGTAACGGACAGCTTCCTGCACTCGTCAGGCAGACTTATCGGCGTTGTCGGCATGCAGAATGTGGTGGTGGTTGAAACAGCGGATGCAGTCCTTGTCGCAGACCGGAACAGCGGGCAGGAAGTATCGCAACTGGTGGAGACTCTACGCAGGCAGGGAAGAGAGGAAGTTTCCGTTCACCGCAGGGTTTATCGGCCCTGGGGAACGTACGAGACCGTGGACAACGGGGAAAGATTTCAGGTCAAACGGATTGTCGTCAAACCGGGCGGGGTTCTCTCCCTGCAGATGCACCACCACAGAGCGGAACACTGGATTGTGGTAAAGGGAACAGCCAAGGTAACCATAGGGGACGCTGAAATAATGCTTCGGGAGGACCAGTCCACGTATATACCTCTGGGAACGAAGCACCGTCTGCTCAATCCGGGGAAAATAAACCTGGAACTGATTGAAGTTCAGACCGGCAGCTATCTGGGCGAGGACGACATACAAAGATTCGAAGACGTCTACGGACGTTCGGAAGATTGA
- the gspM gene encoding type II secretion system protein GspM has product MDLERFFIWQDWPAEKQKLFFAGLVAGWALILFMIWSAMHESQAVALRTVVSTRQQFVKTVPLVEQLKAGESSRGALVDREPMAAAQQVIRDLGMDNRLSSLRPLQAGINSDQGVQVLLESINLPELVALLRDFKVRGGLKITNFSISHRLDSPELADVQIILSR; this is encoded by the coding sequence ATGGATCTGGAGAGATTTTTCATCTGGCAGGACTGGCCTGCCGAAAAGCAGAAGCTCTTTTTTGCGGGGCTTGTCGCCGGGTGGGCCTTGATCCTTTTTATGATCTGGTCAGCCATGCACGAGTCGCAGGCTGTCGCCTTGCGGACTGTGGTATCGACCCGCCAGCAATTCGTTAAGACCGTACCGCTTGTGGAGCAGCTCAAGGCGGGAGAATCCTCCCGCGGGGCGTTGGTCGACAGAGAGCCTATGGCTGCGGCCCAGCAGGTCATACGCGACCTCGGAATGGATAATCGTCTCAGTTCTCTTCGGCCGTTACAGGCCGGAATCAATTCGGATCAGGGCGTGCAGGTTCTTCTTGAGTCTATAAATCTGCCGGAACTGGTGGCTTTGCTTCGTGATTTCAAGGTACGCGGCGGACTTAAAATAACGAACTTCAGCATCTCCCACAGACTGGATTCGCCGGAGTTGGCGGATGTTCAGATCATTCTCAGCAGGTAG
- a CDS encoding type II secretion system protein GspK, whose amino-acid sequence MPTSREQEKSRGVVLVIVLVLFMALSGLTLMTIEVSSRGAVEAARVRSEYEAHFKAEEALFMIYRVLRDDRTPFSDTAREEWADGLDYDGVHVSIAPCNAKIDLNKLIAGGNSDRILKIMSQIFPGGTNVKRLMGSLGVWVGLPVSKALSNIDSLYYASQFPPYSPRGKGLKTPEEVLLVNGWRDFSRQWVDETFTVWSSESKLNINFASKKALLAYFPKLGKKVAQIVHWRNTRGFTDLSQVINVVGIQSDSELYKDMLELLTVRSDVFEALVVAEASGCTVVKRYIISRPSTFETEQPTLVFQNDVSVTFAPAE is encoded by the coding sequence ATGCCAACCAGTAGGGAGCAGGAAAAATCACGTGGTGTCGTGCTGGTAATTGTGCTGGTCCTGTTTATGGCCCTGTCGGGACTGACCCTGATGACGATCGAGGTAAGCTCCAGGGGAGCAGTGGAAGCCGCCCGTGTCCGCAGTGAGTATGAAGCGCATTTCAAGGCGGAGGAAGCCCTGTTCATGATCTACCGGGTGCTGCGCGATGACCGGACTCCCTTTTCCGATACGGCAAGGGAAGAATGGGCCGACGGGCTTGATTATGATGGTGTACATGTTTCCATAGCTCCGTGTAATGCCAAAATTGATCTTAATAAATTGATAGCTGGGGGAAATTCTGACAGAATTTTAAAAATTATGAGTCAGATTTTCCCCGGCGGAACAAATGTAAAACGGCTTATGGGAAGCCTGGGTGTCTGGGTCGGACTGCCTGTTAGCAAGGCTCTTAGCAATATAGATTCCCTGTATTATGCCTCCCAGTTTCCTCCCTATAGTCCCCGGGGTAAGGGCTTGAAAACTCCGGAAGAGGTCCTTCTGGTTAACGGATGGCGGGATTTCAGTCGCCAGTGGGTAGACGAGACTTTTACCGTCTGGAGTTCTGAGAGTAAACTGAATATTAACTTTGCCTCGAAAAAGGCGCTGCTTGCGTATTTCCCAAAGCTGGGTAAAAAGGTTGCTCAGATAGTTCACTGGCGCAATACACGAGGGTTTACCGACCTCAGCCAGGTTATAAATGTTGTTGGTATACAGTCTGATTCGGAATTGTATAAGGACATGCTTGAACTGCTTACGGTTCGTTCTGATGTTTTTGAAGCCCTGGTTGTCGCTGAAGCGTCCGGATGCACGGTGGTAAAGCGATATATAATCTCAAGACCGAGCACGTTTGAAACAGAACAGCCAACACTTGTTTTTCAAAATGATGTATCGGTCACTTTCGCTCCAGCCGAATAG
- a CDS encoding DUF202 domain-containing protein has translation MAKNNEVHDQLDNNDLARMRTLLANERTFLAWCRTSLGLIGFGFLIEKAGIYMRKFVPETPQDVLNEMTFLSIFTLVSGVVILISAAVRFIRFERSVGARIKWTTPYPEMLVTIAVGLILLISTLAGKMFFK, from the coding sequence ATGGCTAAAAATAATGAAGTACACGATCAGCTGGACAATAACGATCTGGCCCGGATGAGGACGCTGCTGGCCAACGAGAGGACTTTTCTGGCCTGGTGCAGGACCTCGCTGGGGCTGATCGGCTTCGGCTTTCTGATTGAAAAGGCCGGAATATACATGCGCAAATTTGTCCCTGAGACTCCGCAGGACGTGCTTAATGAAATGACTTTTCTAAGCATTTTCACGTTGGTGTCCGGGGTGGTCATTCTTATCAGTGCTGCTGTCCGATTCATTCGTTTTGAGAGAAGTGTCGGGGCCAGAATCAAGTGGACCACTCCCTATCCGGAAATGCTTGTAACAATTGCGGTCGGGCTTATCCTTTTGATAAGCACCCTGGCCGGGAAGATGTTTTTCAAATAA
- the fliM gene encoding flagellar motor switch protein FliM: MSKILQQDEVDALLRGLSGGEVEAEQDIPDDDSGVVSFDLANQDRIIRGRMPVLEIVNDRFARLATNNLANTMRKRVDINPISIDMSKFGDFMRSLPVPTSLSIFKMDPLRGNAILVVDSRLVFALVESFFGGSGSQPKVEGRDFTPIEQAIVDRVVKIALSNLEDSWRPVHEVHLELVRSEVNPQFAAIVPPSDVVVVITFEVELENAIGSLIVCLPYSTLEPIRSKLHASFQSERLEIDHVWVSRFKERLLETPVELLVRLGKTKITGRQLLNLEEGDLLLLDTDEEDLLECEVGGVLKYMGSPGRVKANRAFQIVKAIEPKMN, translated from the coding sequence ATGAGTAAAATTCTGCAGCAGGATGAAGTCGATGCCCTGTTAAGGGGGCTTTCCGGCGGAGAGGTTGAAGCGGAGCAGGACATTCCGGATGATGATTCCGGGGTCGTCTCTTTTGACCTTGCCAACCAGGACCGCATCATCCGCGGCCGCATGCCCGTTCTTGAAATAGTTAACGACAGATTTGCCCGACTGGCCACGAACAACCTTGCCAACACCATGCGCAAGAGGGTCGACATCAACCCGATTTCCATCGACATGTCCAAATTCGGGGACTTCATGCGCTCGCTGCCGGTTCCCACCTCCCTGTCCATTTTCAAGATGGACCCTCTCCGGGGAAACGCCATCCTCGTGGTTGACTCCCGCCTCGTCTTCGCGCTGGTGGAAAGTTTTTTCGGTGGTTCCGGGTCTCAGCCCAAGGTTGAAGGCCGCGATTTCACTCCCATCGAACAGGCTATTGTGGACCGGGTGGTCAAGATTGCCCTGTCCAACCTTGAGGACTCATGGCGACCGGTGCATGAAGTGCACCTTGAACTGGTCCGCTCCGAAGTAAACCCGCAGTTTGCGGCAATTGTTCCGCCCTCGGACGTTGTTGTGGTCATCACCTTCGAAGTCGAGCTGGAAAATGCCATCGGCTCGCTCATTGTCTGCCTGCCCTACTCCACACTGGAACCTATCCGCTCCAAACTGCATGCCTCCTTCCAGTCCGAACGACTGGAAATCGACCATGTCTGGGTCAGCCGCTTCAAGGAAAGACTGCTGGAAACCCCGGTGGAACTACTGGTGCGTCTCGGCAAGACCAAAATAACCGGCCGCCAGCTCCTCAACCTTGAGGAAGGCGACCTTCTGCTTCTGGACACGGACGAGGAAGATCTTCTGGAATGCGAGGTAGGAGGAGTGCTCAAATACATGGGTTCTCCGGGCCGCGTAAAGGCCAACAGAGCCTTTCAGATAGTCAAAGCCATAGAACCCAAGATGAACTGA
- a CDS encoding MucR family transcriptional regulator, translated as MEDYLKEALEIVKAQASVRTMNEEEMTSMVRKLSAGIQAIAENVMPAQEESPVCDPKKSIKEKSIVCCECGKSFKIITKKHLASHGLTPDEYREKHGLKKKSPLVCKSLQRERRKKMKEMKLWTKRGQ; from the coding sequence GTGGAAGATTATTTGAAAGAAGCCCTGGAGATTGTGAAAGCCCAGGCCAGCGTAAGAACCATGAATGAAGAGGAAATGACTTCCATGGTACGCAAATTGTCTGCAGGCATTCAGGCTATAGCCGAAAATGTAATGCCGGCTCAGGAGGAGTCTCCGGTATGCGATCCTAAAAAATCCATCAAGGAAAAATCCATTGTCTGCTGCGAATGCGGAAAGTCCTTCAAGATTATCACCAAGAAGCACCTTGCTTCCCATGGATTGACCCCTGATGAATACCGCGAAAAACACGGCCTCAAGAAAAAGTCTCCTCTGGTCTGCAAATCCCTGCAGCGTGAGCGCCGCAAGAAGATGAAGGAAATGAAGCTCTGGACCAAACGCGGTCAATAA
- a CDS encoding response regulator, with protein sequence MSGNGTKNTVLIVENSNTQARIITEHIESVTPFDSIVVNSMDGLEDVFANNAEDIFIAVLNLNIKGAPDGEAVDYVLARKIPCIVLTSTFDEDIRNRFIEKNVLDYYNKSRREDLEEMVDLIRRIHSNHEIKVVVAEDNSTARKIMSNLLERLNFTVLAANDGAQALEIIKSTPDIKMLLTDYEMPNLDGFELVSEVRKMYSRDQLSILGVSAHDSGAITAKFLKRGANDFLKKPFEVEEFSWRVTNNLNELERIRSIKDGYSRDPLTGFPILSAFLEKGREVFKEMIRSGKTPALAAFNIDSLLEINAAHGWDAGSAAVKKAASLLEQHSFGWVLSARCDRGFFILAEDGNVLRDDLSAVKAALASSQIVSGSARFMASASFVISKDPVADMDQAMSKVANGLSASQSRAINSYSFI encoded by the coding sequence ATGTCCGGAAATGGAACAAAAAACACTGTACTGATAGTGGAAAACAGTAACACCCAGGCCAGGATAATCACCGAACATATCGAGTCAGTCACTCCTTTTGATTCCATAGTCGTAAATTCCATGGACGGACTCGAAGATGTTTTTGCGAATAATGCCGAAGATATTTTCATAGCAGTGCTGAACCTGAACATCAAAGGTGCTCCGGACGGGGAAGCTGTGGATTATGTACTTGCCAGAAAAATACCCTGCATTGTTCTCACATCGACCTTTGACGAGGATATCCGCAACAGATTCATTGAGAAGAATGTTCTTGATTACTACAACAAATCCCGCAGGGAAGATCTGGAAGAAATGGTGGACCTTATACGGCGCATCCATTCCAACCACGAAATAAAGGTTGTAGTGGCCGAAGACAACTCCACGGCGCGCAAGATAATGAGCAATCTGCTTGAGAGGTTGAACTTCACCGTGCTTGCAGCAAATGACGGGGCCCAGGCTCTGGAGATAATCAAATCCACCCCGGACATAAAAATGCTGCTGACAGACTATGAAATGCCCAATCTTGACGGCTTTGAACTGGTTTCCGAAGTCCGCAAAATGTATTCGCGCGATCAGCTGTCGATTCTTGGAGTTTCCGCACATGATTCCGGGGCGATAACCGCTAAATTCCTGAAACGCGGAGCCAACGACTTCCTGAAAAAACCGTTCGAGGTGGAAGAATTTTCATGGAGGGTGACCAACAACCTGAATGAACTGGAACGCATTCGTTCCATAAAGGATGGTTACAGCCGTGACCCCCTGACCGGATTTCCAATTCTGTCCGCTTTTCTCGAAAAAGGTCGTGAAGTTTTCAAGGAGATGATTCGCAGCGGCAAGACTCCGGCCCTTGCGGCTTTCAACATAGACAGTCTGCTGGAAATTAACGCAGCGCATGGGTGGGACGCAGGTTCGGCCGCAGTAAAAAAAGCTGCTTCCCTGCTTGAGCAGCACTCTTTCGGATGGGTTCTCTCGGCTCGCTGCGACAGGGGATTCTTTATCCTCGCTGAAGACGGAAATGTTTTGAGGGATGATCTTTCGGCAGTTAAAGCCGCCCTTGCCAGTTCCCAGATCGTTTCAGGATCGGCCAGATTCATGGCTTCAGCCTCATTCGTAATCAGCAAAGACCCGGTTGCCGACATGGATCAGGCCATGTCCAAGGTAGCCAACGGCCTGAGCGCAAGCCAGTCCCGAGCCATCAATTCATACAGCTTTATCTAA
- the glpX gene encoding class II fructose-bisphosphatase: protein MEAPQRNLALDLVRVTEAAALASARWLGRGDKNAGDQAAVDAMRLSFNSLAISGTVVIGEGEKDHAPMLYNGEKLGVGEGPGMDVAVDPVEGTNLLAYGRPNAISVVGVAPTGTMLDPGASYYMRKLVVPTAARNMVDINAPVKDNLKKIAQALNKDVDDLVVFVLEKPRHHGLIQEIRDAGARIQLHTDGDVAGALMVVDPRCPVDVMMGTGGTPEGVLAACAIRIMGGEMFAKFDPQSEAEKSALEEQGYDLRNIMTVNDLVKSDDIFFSATGISGGTFLRGVRYLGYGAETTSLVMRGKTGTVRLIEAVHTWDKLMKISAVKYD from the coding sequence ATGGAAGCTCCCCAGAGAAATTTGGCTCTTGACCTTGTAAGGGTCACCGAGGCTGCAGCGCTGGCTTCTGCCAGGTGGCTTGGCCGTGGTGACAAGAACGCAGGCGACCAGGCGGCTGTGGATGCCATGCGTCTCAGTTTTAACAGTCTGGCCATCAGCGGCACTGTTGTGATCGGCGAAGGTGAGAAGGATCACGCCCCGATGCTTTACAACGGTGAAAAACTGGGCGTGGGCGAAGGACCCGGGATGGATGTTGCCGTGGACCCCGTTGAGGGAACCAACCTCCTTGCCTATGGCCGCCCGAATGCCATTTCTGTTGTGGGTGTCGCTCCCACGGGTACGATGCTTGATCCCGGCGCGAGCTATTATATGCGCAAACTGGTTGTGCCGACTGCTGCGAGAAACATGGTTGATATCAATGCCCCGGTCAAGGACAACCTTAAGAAGATAGCCCAAGCGCTGAACAAGGATGTGGACGATCTGGTGGTTTTTGTGCTTGAGAAACCGAGACACCACGGGCTGATTCAGGAAATACGGGATGCCGGAGCCAGAATTCAGCTTCATACCGACGGTGACGTGGCCGGTGCGCTGATGGTTGTTGATCCCCGCTGTCCGGTAGACGTCATGATGGGGACAGGCGGTACACCGGAAGGCGTGCTTGCGGCCTGTGCAATCCGCATCATGGGCGGAGAGATGTTCGCTAAGTTCGACCCCCAGTCCGAAGCTGAAAAAAGTGCTCTGGAAGAACAGGGTTACGATCTGCGCAACATCATGACCGTGAACGATCTGGTAAAAAGTGATGATATTTTCTTTTCCGCTACCGGTATTTCCGGAGGAACTTTCCTGCGCGGTGTCCGTTATCTCGGATACGGAGCGGAAACCACCTCTCTGGTCATGCGCGGAAAAACAGGGACCGTGCGCCTGATCGAAGCCGTGCATACCTGGGATAAACTCATGAAGATAAGCGCAGTAAAGTACGATTAA
- a CDS encoding ATPase P has product MISLDIPGFGKLEIEHLVLDYNGTLALDGSLLPGVGKLLKELAEDVNIHVLTADTLGQCEDELSGLPVTIHIISGSPEDRSKLEYVNSLGMDKCACVGNGRNDMLMLRHSALGIIISGSECMSMSAARAADLVATDITGALGLFTHPVRMLATLRN; this is encoded by the coding sequence ATGATAAGTCTGGATATTCCCGGATTCGGAAAGCTTGAAATCGAACACCTGGTACTTGATTACAACGGAACCCTGGCACTGGATGGAAGCCTGCTCCCCGGAGTGGGAAAACTGCTCAAGGAACTCGCCGAGGACGTCAATATCCATGTGCTCACTGCCGATACACTCGGGCAGTGCGAGGACGAGCTGAGCGGACTGCCGGTTACAATTCACATCATATCCGGAAGCCCGGAAGACCGCTCCAAACTCGAATACGTCAACTCCCTCGGTATGGATAAATGCGCCTGCGTAGGCAATGGGCGCAACGATATGCTTATGCTCAGGCATTCGGCTCTCGGAATTATCATATCCGGCTCAGAGTGCATGTCCATGAGCGCCGCCAGAGCCGCCGACCTTGTCGCCACGGACATAACCGGGGCACTGGGGCTCTTCACCCATCCGGTGCGGATGCTGGCCACATTGCGCAATTAA
- a CDS encoding class I SAM-dependent methyltransferase — protein MIGSNILSFAKSILSDALESGGIAVDATVGNGYDTVFLSRSVGSCGHVFGFDIQEEAIAQTESRLEEECTAANWTLFKAGHENMLEYIPEEFHGRVGVIMFNLGFLPGSDKSVITKPETTIAAVRSSLSLLSVGGVLCIAIYAGHPGGDDEDSEVRQFCRSLDYHSYRVVQSEMINKPGHPIRVVFVFKL, from the coding sequence ATGATAGGCAGCAACATTCTTTCTTTTGCCAAATCGATACTGAGTGATGCTCTTGAATCTGGCGGCATTGCCGTGGATGCAACAGTCGGCAACGGCTACGATACGGTTTTTCTGTCCCGCAGCGTGGGCAGCTGCGGGCATGTCTTCGGCTTCGATATTCAGGAAGAGGCTATTGCTCAGACTGAATCTCGTCTGGAGGAGGAGTGCACAGCGGCCAACTGGACTCTCTTCAAGGCCGGTCACGAGAATATGCTAGAATATATCCCTGAAGAGTTTCACGGCCGGGTCGGCGTGATCATGTTCAATCTAGGTTTTCTGCCAGGAAGCGATAAAAGCGTTATTACAAAGCCGGAGACCACTATCGCGGCTGTGCGGTCGTCCCTTTCTCTTTTATCTGTGGGCGGAGTCCTTTGCATTGCCATCTATGCCGGGCATCCCGGCGGCGACGATGAAGACTCGGAGGTCAGGCAATTCTGCAGGTCGCTGGACTACCATTCCTACCGGGTGGTTCAGAGTGAGATGATCAACAAACCCGGACATCCTATTCGGGTTGTATTCGTTTTCAAGCTTTAG
- a CDS encoding N-acetylmuramoyl-L-alanine amidase yields MRKFFIPNLIMALFLAGLLVSAIPAEAFGASIKDDFTIAWKQFHALTKDHKKSQYRSEWEKVGSRFRKIFKRSSKGEYAPKSLYYLGRTYEELGQRSGMKKDFRTAVDYYGRMISNFPTHPWTDDSIYRRAEIRLNKLGEKDLAYSDYLTIVHRYSKSDMYSKARARLDKMDRSGAPTAGKAHKKPSGTIVAAQKKTSSRRAKLLSVRYTSSETYTRVVLDLDEEVSFRYNLLNPNQSVNRPHRLYIDLENTILGKGVHKATQVADGILKDIRSAQRDPRTTRVVLDFNSMQDYKIFPLENPFRLVVDVQAPEEGKAAEALAPVQAKRNTPSKPQKYKPPKGSKNMAGELLEQLGLTFKTIMIDPGHGGKDPGASANGLKEKDINLRFAKILAAKLKKAGFSVLYTRSTDVFIPLEERTAMANVKKADMFISIHCNAHRSSKINGLETYTLNLARNRNAVRVAARENAISAKRISDLQVILTDLMLNSKMKESKDLATSIHTDSLASIRKKWSVKDQGVREAPFYVLMGAKMPSVLIELGYLTNRTEAGRLNSDKYLSRIADGIVNGVLEYKKQIERYASL; encoded by the coding sequence ATGCGCAAATTTTTCATCCCAAACCTGATCATGGCCCTGTTTCTGGCCGGACTCCTGGTATCGGCCATTCCTGCCGAAGCCTTCGGAGCCAGCATCAAGGATGATTTCACCATCGCCTGGAAACAGTTCCACGCCCTGACCAAGGATCATAAAAAAAGCCAATACAGATCCGAATGGGAGAAAGTGGGCAGTCGGTTCCGCAAGATATTCAAAAGATCCTCAAAAGGAGAATACGCCCCCAAATCCCTTTATTATTTAGGACGAACCTACGAGGAACTCGGGCAGCGCAGCGGGATGAAAAAGGATTTCAGAACAGCCGTGGACTACTACGGGCGTATGATTTCCAATTTTCCGACCCACCCGTGGACAGACGACAGCATATACAGGCGGGCTGAAATAAGACTCAACAAGCTCGGAGAAAAAGACCTGGCCTACTCGGACTACCTGACCATAGTGCACAGGTACTCCAAGTCGGACATGTATTCCAAAGCCCGCGCCAGACTGGACAAAATGGACCGCAGCGGAGCTCCAACGGCAGGCAAGGCTCACAAGAAACCTTCCGGAACTATCGTTGCCGCCCAGAAGAAAACCTCCTCAAGACGGGCCAAGCTCCTTTCGGTCCGTTACACCAGCAGTGAAACATATACACGAGTAGTGCTTGATCTGGATGAAGAAGTCAGCTTCCGCTACAACCTTCTAAACCCCAACCAGAGCGTAAACCGTCCTCATCGTCTGTACATAGACCTTGAAAACACAATACTCGGCAAAGGCGTACACAAGGCAACTCAGGTAGCCGACGGCATCCTGAAAGACATCCGGTCCGCACAGCGCGATCCCCGGACCACAAGGGTGGTTCTGGATTTCAACTCCATGCAGGACTACAAAATTTTTCCGCTTGAAAACCCTTTCCGCCTGGTTGTGGATGTCCAGGCCCCGGAAGAGGGAAAAGCTGCCGAAGCACTGGCTCCGGTACAGGCAAAACGGAACACCCCGAGTAAACCGCAGAAATACAAGCCGCCTAAAGGCAGCAAGAATATGGCCGGAGAACTGCTCGAACAGCTCGGCCTGACCTTCAAGACGATCATGATAGACCCCGGACACGGCGGCAAGGACCCCGGAGCTTCCGCCAACGGTCTTAAAGAAAAGGACATAAACCTGCGCTTTGCCAAGATACTGGCCGCAAAGCTGAAAAAAGCCGGTTTCTCAGTCCTGTATACCCGGTCCACAGACGTGTTCATCCCGCTTGAGGAAAGAACGGCCATGGCCAACGTCAAAAAGGCCGACATGTTTATTTCAATTCATTGCAACGCCCACCGCAGTTCCAAGATTAACGGTCTTGAAACATACACTTTGAACCTTGCGCGCAACCGTAATGCTGTGCGCGTGGCAGCCCGGGAAAACGCGATTTCCGCCAAGAGAATAAGCGATCTTCAGGTAATCCTCACAGACCTGATGCTCAATTCCAAAATGAAGGAAAGCAAAGACCTCGCCACCAGCATCCATACGGATTCCCTGGCAAGCATCCGCAAGAAATGGTCGGTCAAAGACCAGGGGGTGCGCGAAGCGCCGTTTTACGTGCTGATGGGCGCCAAAATGCCTTCCGTACTTATCGAGCTGGGCTATCTGACCAACCGCACCGAAGCGGGCCGCCTGAATTCGGATAAATACCTTTCGCGTATTGCCGACGGTATAGTTAACGGTGTACTGGAATACAAAAAACAGATAGAACGGTACGCCAGTCTCTAA
- a CDS encoding M15 family metallopeptidase — MNRRSFLKNMCAAASVALFGLPQYAYSGEHVPQVNEDDLKDYLHIMANFDKPQPSDIVLSAERKILLDSALKRLKRVQRTVGFGNFCVLSFDGALAVARNYSAVGKFTRAETDFLDEIFHIDAATYGFYGDKPVKILTAKASSNELVKIPRTGNYLFRGKPQEKYLQIKKQLGDSVYLTSGVRGIMKQFILFLSKAAANEGNMSLASRSLAPPGYSYHAVSDFDVGEKGLGAANFSSMFACSATCARLQELGYLKLRYPENNLLGVRFEPWHIKV, encoded by the coding sequence ATGAATCGAAGATCGTTTCTTAAAAATATGTGTGCTGCAGCCTCTGTCGCATTATTCGGTCTTCCGCAATATGCGTACTCCGGGGAACATGTGCCGCAGGTGAATGAAGATGATCTCAAGGATTATCTTCATATCATGGCCAATTTCGATAAACCGCAGCCCTCGGACATTGTCCTCTCCGCTGAGCGGAAAATTCTTTTGGACAGTGCCCTCAAGCGATTGAAACGTGTGCAGCGGACGGTCGGATTCGGTAATTTCTGTGTGCTGAGCTTTGATGGAGCCCTGGCAGTTGCACGAAATTATTCGGCTGTCGGAAAGTTCACACGGGCGGAAACCGATTTTCTGGACGAAATATTCCACATTGATGCGGCTACATACGGATTTTACGGGGACAAGCCGGTGAAAATCCTGACGGCCAAAGCATCAAGCAATGAACTGGTCAAAATACCCCGGACCGGTAACTATCTTTTTCGAGGAAAGCCGCAGGAAAAATATCTGCAGATAAAGAAGCAACTGGGTGACAGCGTTTATCTGACATCCGGAGTGCGCGGGATAATGAAGCAGTTCATACTCTTTCTTTCAAAGGCTGCGGCCAACGAAGGAAACATGTCGCTGGCTTCCCGTTCACTGGCTCCTCCCGGCTATTCCTATCATGCTGTCAGCGATTTTGATGTCGGCGAAAAAGGGTTGGGGGCAGCAAACTTCAGCTCCATGTTCGCCTGTTCCGCTACTTGCGCCCGCTTGCAGGAACTGGGCTATCTGAAGCTCCGTTACCCGGAAAACAACCTGCTGGGGGTCCGTTTTGAACCCTGGCACATCAAGGTATAA